In Geoalkalibacter sp., the DNA window GCATCTGCCCGAACTCGATCTGTGCATTTTCCAGCGCCGCGGCCCGCTGCCGCTTCTGCGCTATGCAACGGGCATCGCCCGCGGCCGCCACCTGGAGTTGCCCGACGTGCTCTACCGCAAAGCCCAACAGGTCAGCCTGCGTTGCGCGAAGCCGCTGCCCGTGCAGGCCGACGGTGATCTCATCGGCCGCCTGCCCATGGATTTCTCCGTGGCGCGCGATGCCCTGACCATTCTCAGGCCCCCAGGAGGTATCCCCTGAAAGTCGCCATCGTCAGCGAAACCTTTCTGCCACAAATCAACGGCGTCTCCCAGACCCTCAACCGCCTGGTCGAGCACCTGCTGGCCCAGGGCGACAGCGTCCATTTGCTGATTCCCCGCTATCGCGAGAACCCGCCGACGGAAAAACCCGGCCTCGGCATATCCATGTTTCCTGCCCTGGCCCTGCCCAACTATCCGGAGATTCTTCTGCCTTTCGCCACGCCGGGGCGCCTGCGGCGGCTGTTGCGCGCCCAGGCGCCCGACGTGATGCACATCGCCACCGAAGGCCCCCTGGGCTGGGCCGCCCTGCGCGCGGCGCGCAGCCTCGGCCTGCCGGTGATCAGCTCCTACCACACCAACTTTTCCCAGTATCTGGGCGCCTACCGCCTGGGCTTCGTCGAGGGGCCAGCCTGGCGCTACCTGCGCTGGTTTCACAACCGCACGGCGCGCACCTTCTGTCCCACCGCCTCAATCCGCGACCTTCTGCGGGCCAAGGGTTTCGCGCGGGTCGGCATCTGGGGACGAGGTGTCGACGGCGGGCGTTTCCACCCGGCCAAGCGCGATCCGGAACTGCGCCGCAGCCTGGGTTTTGCGCCCGAGGATCGGGTGTTCGTCTACTGCGGCCGTCTCGCCGCGGAAAAAAATCTGCCCCTGCTGATGAGCGCCTTTCGCCATCTCGCTTCGCCCAGGGCGCGGCTCCTGCTCATCGGCGACGGCCC includes these proteins:
- a CDS encoding diacylglycerol/lipid kinase family protein, which codes for HLPELDLCIFQRRGPLPLLRYATGIARGRHLELPDVLYRKAQQVSLRCAKPLPVQADGDLIGRLPMDFSVARDALTILRPPGGIP
- a CDS encoding glycosyltransferase family 4 protein — translated: MNGVSQTLNRLVEHLLAQGDSVHLLIPRYRENPPTEKPGLGISMFPALALPNYPEILLPFATPGRLRRLLRAQAPDVMHIATEGPLGWAALRAARSLGLPVISSYHTNFSQYLGAYRLGFVEGPAWRYLRWFHNRTARTFCPTASIRDLLRAKGFARVGIWGRGVDGGRFHPAKRDPELRRSLGFAPEDRVFVYCGRLAAEKNLPLLMSAFRHLASPRARLLLIGDGPLREQLAAQADTRVVFTGYRQGEELARLYAAADVMTFPSLTETFGNVMLEAMAAGLPVVGFNVPGPKDVIRPGETGRLLETIDAAALAGAMAELMEDEQERRRLGVNARAYALRQNWFAINDVVRQAYQELCRERPAKPGAQSSLAPQGS